A genomic region of Colletotrichum destructivum chromosome 5, complete sequence contains the following coding sequences:
- a CDS encoding Putative major facilitator, sugar transporter, major facilitator superfamily, with protein sequence MNDMLPPPMTPAASDWGRRRTNGGNKAFHNFANDYSHISDPNLRRRLALSEIDKVPFGLYHVRAILVAGVGFFLDSYDIFAINLITTLLGVVFWQGPPNQNVHGYGGNNGELPSSVNSALKASTSGGIIIGQIVFGWLADVFGRRRMYGVELGIIILATLSAALVSPSQSVSFTGLMIFWRVIMGVGIGGDYPLSSVITSEFAPTRWRGAMIAAVFSMQGMGQLGAAVVALVTAEAFKDSYLDVHTLSDCHDRCQLAADRSWRIIVGMGAVPACIALYYRITIPETPRYTFDVEQDVEKADADIRAYMSSKSKGDYDPEVQARIKKEIGLAYNTPAASWPDAWAYFSQWKHFKMLMGTALSWFFLDLAFYGLGLNSTVVLQTIGFADGDNFYERLHNQAIGLIILACAGAIPGYWTSVFTIDTIGRKPIQIMGFFILTVIFCILGFMLHQLSDAVFITIYVIGQFFFNFGPNTTTFIVPGECFPTRYRSTGHGISAAMGKVGAILAQVISIPLLAKDVPGDCHGDHCAPWLDRLLELFALFMFLGMLSSLLIPETKGMTLEELAGETPTSYNRGRNGSISHYPRQGSKWNPFSGGHPAGFHYPRSSNINAARVGIMSSPVLLAEEERRRRGQSRSWRKRRKERGANSSTAGTDEYAMSIRNSGVSSAHGRNMGAVDEQMPPEPAAPGVFPTWGAGWGRVDRGAQPMENVKLHDVGSLLRRDSHRDSRP encoded by the exons ATGAACGACatgttgccgccgccgatgactcCGGCCGCCTCAGACTGGGGTCGCCGGCGGACCAACGGGGGCAACAAGGCCTTTCACAATTTTGCAAACGACTACTCTCATATATCCGATCCCAACTTACGGAGAAGATTAGCACTCAGCGAGATCGACAAGGTCCCTTTCGGCTTATACC ATGTGAGAGCCATTCtcgttgccggcgttggcttcttcctcgactcGTACGACATCTTCGCCATCAACCTGATCACCACcctgctcggcgtcgtcttctggCAAGGCCCCCCTAATCAGAACGTTCATGGTTACGGCGGCAACAACGGCGAGTTGCCGAGCTCCGTCAACTCGGCCCTGAAAGCTTCCaccagcggcggcatcatcatcggccaAATTGTTTTCGGCTGGTTGGCCGATGTCTTTGGCAGACGGAGGATGTATGGCGTGGAACTCGGAATCATCATCTTGGCCACCCTGAGCGCCGCCCTCGTGTCACCAAGCCAGTCCGTCAGCTTCACCGGACTAATGATATTCTGGAGGGTCATCATG GGCGTTGGCATCGGTGGTGACTATCCGCTCAGTTCCGTCATAACTTCAGA GTTCGCCCCCACGCGTTGGAGAGGAGCCATGATCGCGGCCGTTTTCTCCATGCAGGGCATGggccagctcggcgctgccgtcgtTGCGCTGGTGACCGCCGAAGCCTTCAAAGACTCGTACCTGGACGTGCACACTCTCAGTGACTGCCACGATCGATGCCAACTAGCCGCTGACCGCTCATGgcgcatcatcgtcggcatggGCGCAGTACCTGCCTGCATAGCCTTGTACTACCGGATCACCATTCCCGAAACGCCTCGATACACCTTCGACGTCGAACAAGATGTCGAAAAGGCCGACGCAGATATTCGTGCCTACATGTCGAGCAAGTCAAAGGGAGACTATGATCCGGAGGTGCAAGCGAGGATAAAAAAGGAAATCGGTCTCGCCTACAACACGCCGGCCGCGTCCTGGCCTGACGCGTGGGCCTACTTCTCTCAATGGAAGCACTTCAAGATGCTGATGGGCACTGCTTTGTCGTGGTTTTTTCTG GATTTGGCATTCTACGGTTTGGGATTGAACAGTACAGTTGTATTACAAACCATTGGtttcgccgacggcgacaactTTTACGAAAGGTTACACAACCAAGCCATTGGCCTGATCATTTTGGCATGCGCTGGCGCCATCCCGGGGTATTGGACATCGGTTTTCACAATCGATACTATCGGCCGCAAGCCCATCCAAATCATGGGCTTCTTCATCTTGACCGTCATTTTCTGCATCCTCGGCTTCATGCTTCACCAACTCTCCGACGCCGTTTTCATCACCATCTACGTAATCGGCCagttcttcttcaacttTGGCCCAAATACCACCACCTTTATCGTCCCCGGCGAGTGCTTCCCGACGCGGTACCGATCTACAGGACACGGAATCTCAGCGGCGATGGGCAAGGTCGGTGCCATCCTAGCACAAGTCATCAGCATCCCTCTGCTGGCCAAGGACGTGCCGGGTGACTGCCACGGCGACCATTGTGCGCCATGGCTCGATCGCCTATTGGAACTGTTCGCCCTCTTCATGTTCCTGGGCATGCTATCTTCTTTACTCATCCCGGAGACAAAAGGCATGACCCTGGAGGAATTGGCTGGCGAGACCCCGACCTCATACAACCGCGGCCGTAATGGTAGCATATCGCACTACCCCCGTCAAGGCTCGAAATGGAACCCGTTTTCCGGGGGCCATCCAGCGGGATTCCACTACCCGCGCTCAAGCAACATTAATGCCGCTCGGGTCGGCATCATGTCGTCCCCCGTcttgctggccgaggaggagcgccgGAGAAGGGGTCAGTCGCGGAGctggcggaagaggaggaaagaACGAGGCGCGAACAGCAGCACGGCCGGCACGGATGAATACGCCATGAGCATCCGCAACAGCGGCGTCTCCTCGGCGCACGGTCGGAACATgggcgccgttgacgagcAGATGCCaccggagccggcggcgcccggcGTCTTCCCGACATGGGGGGCTGGGTGGGGCCGGGTGGATCGCGGCGCGCAGCCGATGGAAAACGTGAAGCTGCACGATGTGGGGAGTCTACTGCGGAGGGACTCCCATAGGGACTCCCGGCCTTGA
- a CDS encoding Putative alpha/beta hydrolase-1, homoserine/serine acetyltransferase MetX, with protein MYLLLQLQLRHFRRKSLASRPVRQSHTEQAQSPDSSYISHISPSPRGSSFCNLALALSGLGTCWHYRVHGAILNLQTLQCPSFTPRSEWLHKIYRTALSRSTVKRTQTQPENPFAALIPEQQFAVIPKFTLESGVTLYNVPVAYTTRGKLSPNGDNAMVICHALTGSADVGDWWGPLLGGPGRAFDTSRFFIVCMNALGSPYGTASPVTAKDGDPSKGRYGPEFPLTTIRDDVNLHKLLLDDLGVKQVAAVIGGSLGGMFVLEWAYFGKEYIRCVVPIATSSRHSAWGISWGEAQRQSIYADPKYDDGYYSFNDPPSTGLGAARMSALLTYRSRNSFESRFGRNIPDPSRRQTIRERPRPSTPSEAHFHIHNDGHNVKRGSLSRQNSQGSASRTPVESTTAEAVTEALDPQFHGPQTESLTGGDKLPTSTYFSAQSYLRYQGQKFVKRFDSNCYIAMTRKLDTHDVSRDRAATIAEALALIEQPTLVLGIESDGLFTFAEQEEIAEHVKDARLERIDSPEGHDAFLLQFEQVNRYVLDFLKQTLPDIMDKKGEEVEEVGIGQLTKSSTFGEAEVEDITAW; from the exons ATGTATTTATTACTACAACTGCAATTACGCCACTTTCGACGCAAATCTTTGGCATCCCGACCAGTCAGACAGAGTCACACTGAGCAAGCCCAATCCCCAGATTCTTCATACATCTCGCATatctcgccatcgccgagggGCTCCAGTTTCTGCAACCTCGCCCTTGCTCTATCTGGCCTCGGAACTTGTTGGCATTATCGAGTTCACGGCGCTATCCTCAACTTGCAAACTCTACAGTGCCCCTCATTCACTCCGAGATCGGAATGGCTGCACAAAATTTACAGAACGGCGCTCAGCCGAAGTACGGTCA AAAGAACCCAAACGCAGCCTGAGAACCCGTTTGCTGCCTTGATTCCGGAGCAGCAATTCGCTGTCATCCCCAAGTTCACCCTTGAATCCGGTGTTACTCTTTACAACGTGCCTGTGGCATACACCACAAGAGGCAAGCTCTCGCCCAACGGCGACAATGCCATGGTCATATGCCATGCCTTGACTGGCAGCGCTGATGTCGGTGACTGGTGGGGACCCCTTCTCGGAGGGCCCGGCAGAGCTTTCGACACATCGCGGTTCTTCATCGTCTGTATGAACGCCTTGGGAAGTCCCTACGGCACTGCGAGTCCGGTTACTGCCAAGGACGGAGACCCGTCGAAGGGCAGATACGGCCCCGAGTTTCCCTTGACCACAATCCGCGACGATGTCAA CCTTCACAAGCTCCTCTTGGACGATTTGGGCGTCAAGCAAGTTGCCGCAGTCATCGGTGGGTCACTGGGCGGCATGTTTGTGTTGGAATGGGCGTATTTTGGCAAGGAGTATATCCGATGCGTCGTGCCCATCGCAACATCGAGCAGGCATAGCGCATGGGGGATCAGCTGGGGCGAGGCTCAACGGCAGAGCATCTACGCCGATCCGAAGTACGACGACGGCTACTACTCTTTTAACGACCCCCCGTCGACTggtctcggcgccgcccgcatGTCTGCCCTCTTGACCTACCGCAGCCGCAACTCGTTTGAGTCGCGGTTCGGACGCAACATCCCCGACCCTTCTAGACGGCAAACGATCCGCGAGAGGCCCAGACCCAGCACGCCGTCGGAAGCGCACTTCCACATCCACAACGACGGCCACAACGTCAAGCGCGGCAGCCTGTCGCGTCAGAACAGCCAGGGcagcgcgtcgaggacgccggtAGAGAgcacgacggccgaggcggtcaCCGAGGCGCTCGACCCTCAATTCCACGGCCCGCAGACCGAAAGCCTGACCGGGGGTGACAAGCTCCCGACGTCGACCTATTTCTCGGCGCAGTCCTACCTGCGTTACCAGGGTCAGAAGTTCGTCAAGCGTTTCGACAGCAATTGCTACATCGCCATGACAAGGAAGCTGGATACCCACGACGTGTCCCGGGACCGTGCCGCGACCATCGCTGAGGCCTTGGCGTTGATCGAGCAGCCCACCCTGGTCCTGGGCATCGAGAGCGACGGGCTCTTCACGTTTGCGGAGCAGGAAGAGATTGCGGAGCACGTCAAGGACGCCAGGCTCGAGCGGATCGACAGCCCCGAGGGCCACGACGCGTTCCTGCTCCAGTTCGAGCAGGTGAACCGCTATGTCTTGGACTTTTTGAAGCAGACGCTGCCGGACATCATggacaagaagggcgaggaggtcgaagAGGTCGGTATCGGCCAGTTGACCAAGAGCAGCACCTTTGGAGAGGCCGAAGTGGAGGACATCACCGCGTGGTAA
- a CDS encoding Putative K domain-containing protein, whose translation MADPSRDISSILAALGAAQRGTSSTPTQAQPGMPPGYPPPPGGQAPPSYPPMPQQSAPPYGGGGGYPGLPQPSSSGSLDLSSIRPVNSGTVSIADAIAQAKAFAAEKGVTSYDRPLVYSNEAPRGPDSRGYSRTSRSRSPSNRRDQFRDNFNPYRDERRGDDRPAPRDFSQGRDRSYSPGPRGGHTFSPRNSSARERSPLRGSGGGDDNAETIQIESSLVGLIIGRQGENLRRIESESSCRVQFLPSSDNGPFRQCKITGPRARRSEVKEAINRIIDDSGMGAINRGAANPKGPPPRDHRAGPPGGPGVGAGAGAGAGAGAAALRDGEDCMQIMVPDRTVGLIIGRGGETIRDLQERSGCHINIVGESKSVNGLRPVNLIGSRESAAQAKDLIMEIVDSDSRNEGQPAAPAKKPPRQDGGHQRDAGPAGGGDKVHDAIYVPSEAVGMIIGKGGETIRDMQNGTGCKINVAQSSGPGEVQREIALIGSRDSIARAKQAIEEKVDAVRQKNSGGGGGGGGGGGGRGRQNQDYDRSYSQQASNPPASGSTNQPAAQAPAGADGADPYAQYGGYQNYLALWYQSLVYQQQQGGAAGQPGSQPPPGSS comes from the exons ATGGCCGACCCATCCCGCGACATCAGTTCCATCCTCGCGGccctag GCGCCGCACAAAGAGGcacatcatcgacgccgacccAGGCACAGCCCGGCATGCCTCCTGGctaccctcctccccccggcGGTCAGGCGCCCCCCTCATACCCCCCGATGCCTCAGCAGAGCGCTCCGCCCtatggcggcggtggcggctaCCCAGGTCTGCCTCAGCCTTCGTCTAGCGGCAGCTTGGATCTCAGCTCCATCCGTCCTGTCAACTCTGGCACTGTCAGCATCGCGGACGCCATCGCGCAAGCTAAGGCCTTTGCTGCGGAAAAGGGCGTGACCTCGTATGACCGACCCCTTGTCTACTCCAACGAAGCCCCTCGCGGCCCGGACTCTCGCGGCTACAGCAGGACCTCACGCTCGCGTTCCCCCTCCAACCGTCGCGACCAGTTCCGCGACAACTTCAACCCCTACCGAGACGAGCGCCGAGGCGATGATCGTCCTGCTCCGCGAGACTTCAGCCAAGGCCGCGACCGCTCCTACAGCCCCGGTCCCCGCGGCGGCCACACCTTCTCTCCTCGTAACTCGAGCGCTAGAGAGCGATCCCCTCTCAGAggcagcggtggcggcgacgacaacgccgagACTATCCAGATCGAGTCGAGCCTCGTCGGTCTTATCATCGGCCGTCAGGGCGAGAATCTCCGTCGAATTGAGTCCGAGTCTAGCTGTCGAGTTCAGTTCCTTCCTTCCAGCGACAACGGCCCCTTCCGCCAATGCAAGATCACTGGTCCCAGAGCACGACGCAGTGAAgtcaaggaggccatcaacCGCATCATTGACGACAGCGGCATGGGCGCCATCAACCGCGGCGCAGCCAACCCCAAGGGCCCGCCTCCCCGCGATCATCGTGCTGGTCCTCCTGGAGGACCTGGAGTCGGTGCCGGAGCTGGTGCCGGAGCTGGTGCTGGAGCGGCAGCTCTgcgagacggcgaggattGCATGCAGATCATGGTCCCTGATAGAACCGTGGGCCTGATCATCGGTCGTGGCGGCGAGACCATTCGCGACCTGCAAGAGCGCTCTGGCTGCCACATAAACATTGTTGGGGAATCCAAGAGCGTCAACGGCCTTCGACCTGTTAACCTGATCGGCTCTCGCGAGTCGGCTGCCCAGGCCAAGGATCTGATCATGGAGATTGTCGATAGCGACAGCCGAAACGAGGGACAGCCCGCCGCTCCTGCCAAGAAGCCCCCGAGGCAAGACGGCGGTCACCAGAGAGACGCTGGCCctgcaggcggcggcgacaaggtTCATGATGCTATCTATGTTCCTTCCGAAGCGGTTGGCATGATCATTGGCAAGGGAGGCGAGACCATCCGGGACATGCAGAACGGCACCGGGTGTAAGATCAACGTTGCTCAGTCTTCTGGCCCTGGCGAGGTCCAGCGAGAGATTGCTCTGATCGGCTCGCGCGATAGCATTGCCCGAGCCAAGCAGGCgatcgaggagaaggtggACGCAGTG CGCCAGAAGAACTctggaggaggtggtggtggtggtggcggcggcggtggccgtggtCGCCAGAACCAGGACTATGACAGAAGCTACTCTCAGCAGGCATCTAACCCTCCAGCATCAGGATCGACTAATCAGCCAGCTGCTCAAGCTCCCGCGggagccgacggcgccgacccgTACGCGCAGT ACGGAGGATACCAGAACTACCTCGCCCTCTGGTACCAGTCTCTCGTgtatcagcagcagcaaggcgGTGCAGCCGGCCAGCCCGGTTCTCAACCTCCGCCAGGCTCCTCGTAG